Below is a window of Armatimonadota bacterium DNA.
GGCGCCAGGATCACGGTCGAGAACCAGGGCCCTGAGCCGATCGACGCTTTCTACTACTACGTCGACTATGAAGAGCACGACGCCGTGGAGCTCGACGTCCCGAGGTTCCACTCTTGGTACAACCAAGAGCTCACAGTGCCCGAAGGCGACTCAGAGAACGAGTGGTCCATCCTTGGGCCCGAGCCGGTCAACCCCTCCGACCGGGGCAATTACGTGATCTGCGAATGCGAGGGCCGCGGGCACTTCGTCGGACTGAACTACTACGTCCATTCGCCCGGGCCGGTCTGGTACGGCGAAGGCGACGACATGTTCTTGGTGGACGGCGAACCGTGGCCGGGTTCGGCGCACGGGACGGGGACCGAGGACTACTTCAACATGAGTTGGTGCCCGGACACCGTCTATCTTCACCCTTACTTCGGATGCGCCCGGGCTCCCGGACGGGACAACGGCTCCGGCCGGTTCGGATGGATCGGGAAGACGCACCTGTACCGCTTCCACATCGAGGACCCTGTCAGGTTCCAGAAGTCGCTTCGCGCATCGATCGAGCACGGTCACGCGAACGTGCTGGCGCTCGAAATCTCGTCCGTCGCCTACTGGTACCAGACGTTGCCTTCCCGTCCGTTCCCGCCTTTGCCGTCCGCCGGCGAACGGTTGCCGCGTCCGGAGATCGGGGTCGTCGAGATCCATAAGTGGCGCGACGCGTGGCGCCGAGAGCGGGGCGGAGG
It encodes the following:
- a CDS encoding DUF2961 domain-containing protein — protein: MPSPLDGLLTLSTARSKRVSSYDPSGGNRDSRSFGVGETFVLADIPGAGIVRHIWITLSSKDLMSRKNLVLRMYWDGQEHPSVEAPLGDFFGQGWGMKYDFVSLPLASAPKEGHALVSYWPMPFGQGARITVENQGPEPIDAFYYYVDYEEHDAVELDVPRFHSWYNQELTVPEGDSENEWSILGPEPVNPSDRGNYVICECEGRGHFVGLNYYVHSPGPVWYGEGDDMFLVDGEPWPGSAHGTGTEDYFNMSWCPDTVYLHPYFGCARAPGRDNGSGRFGWIGKTHLYRFHIEDPVRFQKSLRASIEHGHANVLALEISSVAYWYQTLPSRPFPPLPSAGERLPRPEIGVVEIHKWRDAWRRERGGGPLWGNEP